The Nocardioides campestrisoli genome includes a window with the following:
- the add gene encoding adenosine deaminase translates to MPDRTADPLPGSPWLSAYSTPTPQDPAIDALVAALPKVSLHCHLLGTVSAATVVDLARKHRVDLGGRTTETLYDHHGYEDLGEFLRVLDVVGSVVRDVEDFHQITYESLTEGGAAHGVLYREIHLSPPGHPGVPYARLLAGVVAGIQDARADSGIEARLVVGINRERSGAEARRLVEEVIEHRIDEVVGIGLDYAEVNGPPGRFVEAFQLAGRAGLERTAHSESGPPGHVLTLLDELGCSRVDHGYHVVDDPEITARCADEQIPFTCTPVSSDIGRYSGSGDGSHLRIKEMVDAGLRVTIDSDDPPMFGTDPTHDFRVLAHALGYGRDQLAAFTDNAVEACWLDETDKAALRRRVDAALAAIPSTVTTTDPHLDRHPDPYPGPHPGRHRVPAPRRG, encoded by the coding sequence GTGCCTGACCGGACGGCTGATCCGCTACCCGGCTCGCCCTGGCTCTCGGCGTACTCGACCCCGACGCCCCAGGACCCGGCGATCGACGCCCTGGTCGCGGCGCTGCCGAAGGTGAGCCTGCACTGCCACCTGCTCGGGACCGTCTCCGCGGCCACCGTGGTCGACCTGGCCCGCAAGCACCGGGTCGACCTCGGCGGCCGCACCACCGAGACTCTCTACGACCACCACGGCTACGAGGACCTCGGGGAGTTCCTGCGGGTCCTCGACGTGGTGGGCTCGGTGGTCCGCGACGTGGAGGACTTCCACCAGATCACCTACGAGTCGCTGACCGAGGGCGGGGCGGCCCACGGGGTGCTCTACCGGGAGATCCACCTGAGCCCGCCCGGGCACCCGGGCGTCCCCTACGCCCGGCTGCTCGCGGGGGTGGTCGCCGGGATTCAGGACGCCCGGGCGGACTCCGGGATCGAGGCCCGGCTGGTCGTCGGGATCAACCGCGAGCGCAGCGGCGCCGAGGCACGACGGCTGGTCGAGGAGGTGATCGAGCACCGGATCGACGAGGTGGTCGGGATCGGCCTGGACTACGCCGAGGTCAACGGTCCGCCGGGACGGTTCGTCGAGGCCTTCCAGCTCGCCGGGCGCGCCGGGTTGGAGCGCACCGCCCACTCGGAGTCCGGCCCGCCCGGCCACGTCCTGACCCTGCTCGACGAGCTCGGGTGCAGCCGGGTCGACCACGGCTACCACGTGGTCGACGACCCGGAGATCACCGCGCGCTGCGCCGACGAGCAGATTCCCTTCACCTGCACCCCGGTCAGCTCCGACATCGGCCGCTACTCCGGCAGCGGGGACGGCAGCCATCTGCGGATCAAGGAGATGGTCGACGCCGGCCTGCGGGTGACCATCGACTCCGACGACCCGCCGATGTTCGGCACCGACCCGACCCACGACTTCCGGGTGCTCGCGCACGCGCTCGGGTACGGCCGGGACCAGCTCGCCGCCTTCACCGACAACGCGGTGGAGGCGTGCTGGCTCGACGAGACCGACAAGGCGGCCCTGCGGCGGCGGGTCGATGCCGCGCTGGCCGCGATCCCGAGCACCGTCACCACCACCGACCCGCACCTGGACCGCCACCCGGACCCGTACCCCGGCCCGCACCCCGGCCGGCACAGGGTTCCGGCTCCCCGACGAGGATGA
- a CDS encoding ABC transporter permease, translated as MSALSPTLAAAGRALLRALLTLVFVVGTVLLLWVAGLRIFEVSDYVGKGPADVWAHLVTDEDAGQTRSEAWSLLVKTLQDAALGFVAGMLAATALAGAIVLSRAVESAVLPMAMILRSVPLIALAPLIILLVGRGYAAVAVMSGIVVLFPALVSIVFGLRSHSAQMRDVVQVFGGSSWAVLRRVAFPSALPALFASVRISVPGAITGALLAEWLATGEGIGYAIVSAAARSQINQVWSLVVVITLASLVLYLLAQLVESVVLARFGQEAGRA; from the coding sequence ATGAGCGCGCTCAGCCCCACCCTGGCCGCGGCCGGCAGGGCGCTGCTCCGCGCCCTGCTCACCCTGGTCTTCGTGGTCGGCACCGTGCTGCTGCTCTGGGTCGCGGGCCTGCGGATCTTCGAGGTCTCCGACTACGTGGGCAAGGGCCCGGCCGACGTCTGGGCGCACCTGGTCACCGACGAGGACGCCGGCCAGACCCGGAGCGAGGCGTGGAGCCTGCTGGTCAAGACGCTGCAGGACGCGGCGCTGGGCTTCGTCGCCGGGATGCTGGCCGCGACCGCGCTGGCGGGGGCGATCGTGCTCTCCCGCGCGGTGGAGAGCGCAGTGCTCCCGATGGCGATGATCCTGCGCTCGGTGCCGCTGATCGCGCTGGCGCCGCTGATCATCCTGCTGGTCGGCCGCGGCTACGCCGCGGTGGCGGTGATGAGCGGGATCGTCGTGCTCTTCCCGGCGCTGGTCAGCATCGTCTTCGGCCTGCGCTCCCACTCCGCGCAGATGCGCGACGTGGTGCAGGTCTTCGGCGGGAGCTCCTGGGCGGTGCTGCGCCGGGTCGCCTTCCCGTCCGCGTTGCCCGCGCTCTTCGCGTCGGTCCGGATCTCGGTGCCCGGCGCGATCACCGGGGCGCTGCTCGCCGAGTGGCTCGCCACCGGGGAGGGGATCGGCTACGCGATCGTCTCGGCCGCCGCCCGCTCGCAGATCAACCAGGTCTGGTCGCTGGTCGTGGTGATCACGCTTGCCTCGCTGGTGCTCTACCTGCTCGCCCAGCTGGTCGAGTCGGTCGTGCTCGCGAGGTTCGGGCAGGAGGCCGGCCGTGCCTGA